The Coffea arabica cultivar ET-39 chromosome 4e, Coffea Arabica ET-39 HiFi, whole genome shotgun sequence genome includes a window with the following:
- the LOC140005474 gene encoding uncharacterized protein, whose protein sequence is MVEWKFVGRMMMRMGFCPIFVRWIMACVSSVSYSFNLNGERVGYITASRGLRQGDPLSPYLFLICAEGLSYMINREMNQGNITGVKVCKNGPQISHLFFADDSVICCKATVQEAKQIKEILQAYSKASGQVINCDKSAVYFSRNTTRQARVEVCQELGDMREASSGRYLGLPMAIGRSKNQVFGYIKSSIMKKLKGWKNKMLSPAGKEVLIKSVIQAMPNYAMACFKLPKGLCKDICKCIANFWWGSGQQDRKMHWLSWKKLSEVKGKGGLGFRDLEAFNEALLAKQLWRILTSPNLLMSKVLREKYLKDPNALDKNPPQSASWSWKSVHSAGRLIQRGMWKRIGDGSQVNIWKDRWIIGTRTGTVTTSRAPNCQIQTVNQLIKNGRWNAEIIKQILNPEDSMKIISMPLSCFRRKDRLFWSFSKSGQYTVKTGYANVVQERSNEMRRDRIGEETSWEIRKHSFWKRFWKLNLKHKLKLFIWRSLQNSLATKETIYNRTGKGDRICSGCGEDVETMEHMFFKCPIAQTVWKIAPVRWDGLQDLQNNLWRWWEAVSQTEKMEKGKERICLTANILWQIWKSRNKAQFENEKGEARKIIGKAQQEWTEYEEVIGRERKDREGGIGSDQQRRVRESPKEGIIRIHTDAAISAKLIRTGKGIIARHWTGEILRARGVMEMKIGVALMEEALTIRMALQMARRAGWGKIEVMSDCKTAVDMITSNNVQDGLIATILEDIEDLIKGFDFCTVLWVPRSANVGSHRLAQFATKLVNDIDWENNFPMWLIEAANKDWRAEATFCN, encoded by the coding sequence ATGGTGGAGTGGAAATTTGTAGGGAGAATGATGATGCGCATGGGCTTCTGTCCTATTTTTGTTCGATGGATTATGGCTTGTGTATCCTCTGTGTCCTATTCTTTTAACCTGAATGGAGAAAGGGTGGGATATATCACAGCCAGCAGGGGGCTGAGACAAGGGGACCCCCTTTCTCCGTATCTCTTTCTAATTTGTGCAGAGGGACTTTCTTATATGATCAACAGGGAGATGAACCAAGGAAACATCACAGGAGTCAAAGTATGCAAAAATGGGCCCCAAATATCGCACCTATTTTTTGCGGATGATTCGGTAATTTGCTGCAAAGCAACAGTTCAAGAGGCAAAGCAAATAAAGGAGATCTTACAGGCTTACTCAAAGGCGTCGGGGCAAGTGATCAATTGTGACAAATCAGCTGTGTACTTCAGCAGGAACACTACTAGACAGGCCAGAGTAGAGGTGTGTCAAGAGCTAGGGGACATGAGGGAAGCAAGCAGTGGTAGATACCTGGGTCTGCCTATGGCAATAGGAAGGTCAAAGAACCAAGTTTTCGGGTACATCAAGAGCTCaatcatgaaaaaattaaaagggtGGAAAAACAAAATGTTGAGTCCAGCTGGAAAAGAAGTCCTGATAAAGTCTGTGATTCAAGCTATGCCAAATTATGCCATGGCTTGCTTCAAGCTGCCGAAAGGATTGTGCAAGGATATATGCAAGTGCATAGCGAATTTCTGGTGGGGAAGTGGTCAACAAGACAGAAAAATGCATTGGTTAAGTTGGAAAAAATTATCAGAAGTTAAAGGAAAGGGGGGTTTGGGTTTTAGAGACCTGGAAGCTTTTAATGAAGCCTTACTTGCCAAGCAGCTTTGGAGAATACTTACTTCCCCAAATCTGCTAATGAGTAAAGTGCTCagagaaaaatatttaaaagaccCAAATGCGCTGGATAAAAACCCTCCACAATCAGCATCATGGTCATGGAAAAGTGTTCATAGCGCAGGGAGATTGATCCAGAGAGGCATGTGGAAACGGATAGGAGATGGAAGTCAAGTGAACATTTGGAAGGACAGGTGGATAATAGGAACAAGAACAGGTACAGTAACAACAAGTCGTGCTCCAAACTGCCAGATTCAGACAGTGAACCAGCTAATAAAAAATGGAAGATGGAATGCAGAAATTATAAAGCAAATCCTCAATCCAGAGGATAGTATGAAGATCATCAGTATGCCACTCAGCTGTTTTAGAAGAAAAGACAGGCTATTCTGGAGCTTCTCCAAATCTGGGCAGTACACTGTGAAAACAGGATACGCAAATGTCGTGCAAGAAAGGAGCAATGAAATGAGAAGAGACAGGATAGGAGAAGAAACAAGTTGGGAAATCAGAAAGCATAGCTTTTGGAAACGCTTCTGGAAACTGAACTTGAAACATAAGCTGAAGCTTTTCATCTGGAGGAGTTTGCAAAACAGCTTAGCCACCAAGGAGACAATCTATAACAGAACAGGCAAAGGTGACAGGATATGTAGTGGGTGTGGGGAGGATGTAGAAACTATGGAGCATATGTTTTTCAAATGCCCGATAGCTCAAACAGTGTGGAAGATAGCACCAGTGAGATGGGATGGGTTGCAAGACCTTCAAAATAACCTGTGGAGATGGTGGGAGGCAGTCTCACAAACtgagaaaatggaaaaaggaaaggaaagaatcTGCTTAACAGCAAACATACTGTGGCAAATATGGAAGTCACGGAACAAGGCCcaatttgaaaatgaaaaaggagaAGCAAGGAAAATAATTGGGAAGGCACAACAGGAGTGGACTGAATATGAGGAGGTGATAGGAAGAGAAAGGAAGGATAGGGAGGGAGGAATAGGGTCAGATCAGCAGAGAAGGGTTAGGGAGTCACCAAAAGAAGGTATCATAAGAATTCACACGGACGCGGCTATAAGTGCAAAGCTGATCAGAACAGGAAAGGGGATAATAGCTAGGCACTGGACAGGAGAGATATTGAGGGCAAGAGGAGTAATGGAGATGAAAATAGGAGTGGCACTAATGGAAGAAGCCTTAACCATTAGAATGGCACTCCAGATGGCAAGGCGAGCAGGATGGGGAAAGATAGAAGTAATGTCAGATTGTAAAACAGCAGTCGACATGATCACAAGCAACAATGTACAGGATGGTCTTATAGCAACCATCTTGGAAGACATTGAGGATCTAATCAAAGGTTTTGATTTTTGCACAGTCCTTTGGGTACCTAGATCAGCTAATGTAGGAAGTCATAGGCTAGCACAATTTGCAACAAAGCTAGTTAATGACATTGACTGGGAAAACAACTTCCCAATGTGGCTTATAGAAGCAGCCAACAAAGATTGGAGGGCTGAGGCCACCTTTTGTAATTAA
- the LOC113742523 gene encoding peroxisomal membrane protein PEX14 gives MGSQSDSTPNSVDDKAQNPASQPSESTVNQGTVAKADVPNERATPSPFVNSEPIREEQVQNAVKFLSHPKVRGSPVMYRRSFLERKGLTKEEIDDAFRRVPDPTPSATASQPVVANQDGQLNSSSAIQQQVPTQTLQRAQAPSTGSISRLGLYQFHWSHVLYAIGFLAVSGAGTAVLLKKTIIPRLKSWIRKVVLKEEEGEPLVEKGNAKPNLAEEAAAAAKAAAAAAADVARASQEMLMSKTEEKRYFSELTNLLDVQIREMKTMSNAVQKLQDKGESSIPGRIATREEDDHRVSVVNSRQPYSNGKVDNRIDSVISSSPPSSVEPSAAPHPKSYMEIMAMVQRGERPSNIREINDQPPNPNQPVPNPRLVPKPKPWEVGQSQSSSGSGFQYQESSNGFTSGSQTIQLNADGSVPWWQQKNARITEIESEDEQNIRSSVPSEKPVQRSWVPPQPPPVAMAEAAAAIRQPKKPLLQKEQLTDDHLLGRASEVTDELQRITKISEAGGLEANGGNLANNASEIQKEEEQAYTET, from the exons CTTCACAGCCTTCAGAATCAACAGTTAACCAAGGTACAGTTGCCAAGGCTGATGTTCCTAATGAGAGAGCCACACCTTCTCCATTTGTGAATTCAGAACCAATTCGAGAGGAGCAAGTGCAAAATGCTGTGAAGTTTCTTTCACATCCAAAAGTTAGGGGATCTCCAGTTATGTATAGGAGATCATTTCTAGAGAGGAAGGGTCTTACAAAAGAGGAGATTGATGACGCATTTCGTCGTGTTCCG GATCCCACACCAAGTGCTACGGCATCACAGCCAGTTGTTGCAAATCAAG ATGGACAGTTGAATTCATCATCAGCTATTCAGCAGCAAGTTCCTACTCAAACTCTGCAACGGGCACAAGCTCCATCCACTGGCAGCATTTCAAGATTGGGACTTTATCAGTTTCACTGGTCTCATGTGCTTTATGCTATTGGCTTTCTAGCTGTTTCGGGAGCTGGAACAGCAGTACTTCTTAAG AAAACTATCATCCCACGGCTGAAGTCTTGGATACGCAAGGTTGTGTTGAAGGAAGAAGAAGGTGAACCTTTGGTAGAGAAAGGTAATGCAAAACCCAATTTGGCGGAAgaagctgctgctgctgcaaaGGCGGCGGCGGCTGCTGCTGCTGATGTGGCTCGGGCAAGCCAAGAAATGTTGATGTCGAAAACTGAAG aGAAAAGATACTTCTCGGAGCTTACAAACTTGTTGGATGTACAAATACGTGAAATGAAGACCATGAGTAATGCTGTGCAGAAATTGCAAGATA AAGGAGAAAGCAGTATTCCTGGGAGAATAGCAACAAGAGAAGAAGATGACCATAGAGTTTCAGTCGTCAATTCGAGG CAACCTTATTCTAATGGCAAGGTGGATAACAGAATAGATTCAG TTATATCTTCTTCACCACCTTCTTCCGTGGAACCGTCTGCTGCCCCTCATCCAAAATCATATATGGAG ATCATGGCTATGGTTCAAAGAGGAGAGAGACCTTCCAACATCCGA GAGATCAATGATCAGCCGCCCAATCCCAATCAGCCAGTACCAAATCCTCGCTTAGTACCAAAGCCTAAG CCTTGGGAGGTTGGTCAATCTCAGAGTAGCTCTGGCAGTGGTTTCCAATATCAAGAGAGCAGTAATGGCTTCACTTCTGGGTCCCAAACTATACAATTAAATGCAGACGGTTCAGTCCCTTGGTGGCAACAAAAGAATGCCAGAATTACAGAAATTGAAAGTGAAGATGAGCAGAACATCAGATCTTCAGTGCCCAGTGAAAAGCCAGTTCAGCGATCCTGGGTTCCACCCCAGCCGCCTCCTGTTGCAATGGCAGAAGCAGCTGCAGCTATCCGACAGCCCAAAAAACCATTGCTCCAGAAGGAACAGTTGACTGACGACCACTTACTAGGTCGTGCTTCAGAGGTAACTGATGAGTTgcagagaattacaaaaatcTCTGAAGCTGGTGGTCTAGAGGCCAATGGTGGTAATCTAGCAAATAATGCCAGTGAGATACAGAAAGAAGAGGAGCAGGCCTACACTGAGACTTGA